One segment of Oscillospiraceae bacterium MB08-C2-2 DNA contains the following:
- the scfA gene encoding six-cysteine ranthipeptide SCIFF, whose translation MKHIKTLNKANLKQSAAKGGCGECQASCQSACKTSCTVANQKCEK comes from the coding sequence ATGAAACACATTAAAACCTTGAATAAGGCTAATCTCAAGCAGTCTGCTGCCAAAGGCGGTTGCGGCGAGTGCCAGGCTTCCTGCCAGTCTGCCTGCAAAACTTCCTGCACTGTGGCAAACCAGAAGTGCGAGAAATAA
- the yajC gene encoding preprotein translocase subunit YajC, translating into MLNTILAAGATGEAGTMGMITQLIGIGAIFAVFYFIMIRPQKKREKEIQEMRSRLDVGDEIITSGGIIGRVVSIKEDTILIETGSDRSKIRIARWAIQANNTAMEAREKEKKEKKEKKEAKE; encoded by the coding sequence ATGCTAAATACTATTTTGGCTGCAGGAGCTACCGGTGAGGCCGGTACAATGGGAATGATCACCCAGTTAATCGGTATTGGTGCCATTTTTGCTGTGTTTTATTTCATCATGATCCGTCCCCAGAAAAAGCGCGAGAAGGAAATCCAGGAGATGCGTTCCCGGCTGGATGTAGGCGATGAAATCATCACCTCCGGCGGTATTATTGGCCGTGTAGTCAGCATTAAAGAGGATACCATTTTAATTGAAACCGGCTCCGACCGCAGCAAGATCCGTATTGCCCGCTGGGCGATTCAGGCCAACAACACGGCTATGGAAGCCAGAGAAAAAGAGAAGAAAGAAAAGAAAGAGAAAAAGGAAGCTAAGGAATAA
- the proC gene encoding pyrroline-5-carboxylate reductase — protein sequence MKQAKIGFIGAGNMAGAIIGGITGSGIMECSQVGVFDTNASVMESYQSRGFVVFDSVEELVTGCQTVFLSVKPQIFTQVLPQVKAAMTPDKLLISIAAGMTAKYIKTAIGFDCKLILAMPNTPMLVGFGASILSHQPPVTDEEFDFAVQLFASAGVAEVIPPDKMNEIIPVSGSSPAFVYEFARVIVKKAEEKGFDPQQANRLFCHTLIGAAQMMLQSDKSHEELIRMVCSPGGTTLKAMEALERCGFEQAISTAFDDCIQRAYELQELGK from the coding sequence ATGAAACAGGCAAAAATCGGTTTTATTGGTGCAGGGAATATGGCGGGAGCCATCATCGGGGGCATTACAGGCAGCGGCATCATGGAGTGTTCTCAGGTCGGCGTTTTCGATACCAATGCTTCTGTAATGGAAAGCTACCAAAGCCGTGGCTTTGTAGTCTTTGACAGCGTGGAAGAGCTGGTAACTGGCTGCCAGACCGTGTTTCTTTCTGTAAAGCCCCAGATCTTTACACAAGTTTTGCCTCAGGTTAAGGCCGCCATGACTCCCGATAAGCTGCTTATTTCCATTGCGGCGGGCATGACTGCCAAGTATATCAAAACAGCAATAGGCTTTGACTGCAAGCTGATTCTGGCCATGCCCAACACCCCTATGCTGGTGGGCTTTGGGGCATCCATTCTCAGCCACCAGCCTCCGGTAACGGATGAAGAATTCGATTTTGCCGTTCAGCTTTTTGCATCCGCCGGTGTGGCGGAGGTTATTCCTCCCGATAAAATGAACGAGATCATACCGGTTTCGGGCAGCAGTCCGGCCTTTGTTTATGAGTTTGCCCGGGTAATTGTCAAGAAGGCCGAGGAAAAGGGTTTTGACCCTCAGCAAGCCAATCGACTGTTTTGCCATACCCTCATTGGAGCCGCACAGATGATGCTGCAGTCGGATAAATCCCATGAGGAGCTGATCCGCATGGTGTGTTCTCCCGGCGGCACCACGCTCAAGGCCATGGAAGCTCTGGAGCGCTGTGGTTTCGAGCAGGCCATCAGCACAGCTTTTGATGATTGCATTCAGCGGGCCTATGAGCTGCAGGAGTTGGGCAAATAA
- a CDS encoding TIGR04086 family membrane protein has protein sequence MSNTRTVTSEPGPLRRSLRPLLVSLCVGIAVCVGLLLLFSVVIATQSIPQSIISPMAVFSVSVGSFAAGFICAKIKKESGLLWGAIVGGILCFVVLFSSFAVSDNGFGLLAVTKVIFILFSAMLGGVLGVNYRPRRK, from the coding sequence ATGTCGAATACAAGGACCGTTACTTCCGAGCCGGGGCCCCTGAGACGCAGCCTGCGGCCTTTACTGGTCAGTCTGTGTGTGGGAATCGCTGTTTGTGTGGGATTGCTGCTTCTGTTTTCGGTGGTGATTGCAACACAAAGCATACCCCAATCCATTATCAGTCCTATGGCGGTTTTTTCGGTTTCGGTGGGCAGCTTTGCCGCCGGTTTTATCTGCGCTAAGATCAAAAAAGAAAGCGGGCTTTTATGGGGCGCGATTGTTGGGGGAATACTTTGCTTTGTTGTGCTGTTTTCCAGCTTTGCAGTCAGTGACAACGGATTTGGTCTGCTGGCTGTCACCAAAGTGATCTTCATTCTCTTTTCAGCCATGCTTGGCGGTGTTTTAGGGGTCAATTACCGTCCGCGCAGAAAATAA
- a CDS encoding stage II sporulation protein M yields MTRTTMSLSARRRYYTHSLYEYARKNLVVLLLGGLFLLGVVFGTILVKSAESETLQLLFRLFSGFREKRQSANLSQLFVSSLSSSLLFIVVLFVCGFCAISHPVIVALPLFKGLGLGFSTGALYAYYGSRAIGYVSVLVFPSTVVSTVALLLGCREALRLATFFAGAVGRQGNKEASYSLRLYCGRFMVAAALCLGAALIEAGLYFAFANTLALG; encoded by the coding sequence ATGACAAGGACAACCATGTCTCTGAGTGCCCGCCGCCGATATTACACCCATTCACTCTATGAATATGCCCGCAAAAATCTGGTAGTACTGCTGCTGGGAGGGCTTTTTCTTCTGGGGGTAGTGTTTGGTACCATTTTGGTAAAATCCGCTGAGAGTGAGACTTTACAGCTTCTGTTCCGCCTTTTCTCCGGCTTTCGGGAAAAGCGGCAGTCAGCCAATTTATCACAACTCTTTGTTTCATCTCTAAGCAGCTCACTGCTTTTTATTGTTGTACTCTTTGTCTGTGGCTTCTGTGCCATTTCACACCCAGTAATTGTGGCACTGCCTTTGTTCAAGGGCTTGGGCTTAGGCTTTTCTACCGGTGCCTTGTATGCCTACTATGGTTCTCGTGCCATCGGATATGTTTCGGTGCTGGTATTTCCCAGCACTGTAGTTTCTACAGTTGCGCTTTTGCTGGGCTGCCGGGAGGCTTTGCGGCTGGCCACCTTTTTTGCCGGGGCGGTGGGGCGGCAGGGGAATAAGGAAGCAAGCTACTCCCTAAGGCTTTATTGCGGGCGCTTTATGGTTGCAGCGGCGCTGTGTCTGGGAGCCGCTTTGATAGAGGCCGGGCTGTATTTTGCCTTTGCCAATACCCTTGCGCTTGGATGA
- the scfB gene encoding thioether cross-link-forming SCIFF peptide maturase: MIHQYCLDGHYIVLDVNSGAIHTVDKLVYDLLEKLVPPLGPSCPLEVLQALEGKYPPEELAEAYEDIFALYEAGQLFSVDDYGPYADRMVASPIKAMCLNVSHDCNLRCEYCFAGKGDYSGGRMLMPVEIGKKAVDLLIEKSQGRRNLELDFFGGEPLMNFQMVKEVVAYAREQEKIHGKNFRFTITTNGMLLDESKMDFINAEMSNVVLSIDGRKEVNDRVRARVNGSGCYDAIMPKFQRLVEKRDHDRYYVRGTFTKYNLDFSKDVESLHAAGFDQISVEPVAANPALPYAITREDLPRIFEEYEILARKILASKEEGKGYNFFHFMLDLDQGPCAIKRLRGCGCGNEYIAVTPDGDIYPCHQFIGHDQWKMGSLLDGTLDLDMKERFSKTSVYQKQDCQQCWAKFYCSGGCNANNMQYEGDILKSYDIACQMEKKRLECAIMIKAALAEA; encoded by the coding sequence ATGATTCACCAGTATTGCCTGGATGGGCATTATATTGTTCTGGATGTGAACAGCGGCGCTATTCACACAGTGGACAAGTTGGTCTATGATCTTCTGGAAAAGCTGGTTCCTCCTTTGGGGCCCAGCTGCCCGCTGGAGGTGCTACAGGCTTTGGAGGGGAAATATCCCCCGGAGGAGCTTGCAGAGGCCTATGAAGACATTTTTGCCCTGTATGAAGCAGGTCAGCTTTTTTCTGTGGATGATTATGGCCCCTACGCGGACCGCATGGTGGCTTCGCCAATCAAGGCCATGTGCCTGAATGTTTCGCACGACTGCAACCTGCGGTGCGAATATTGCTTTGCAGGCAAAGGCGATTACAGCGGCGGGCGCATGCTTATGCCGGTGGAGATTGGGAAAAAAGCAGTGGACCTGCTCATTGAAAAATCCCAAGGGCGCCGCAATCTTGAGTTGGATTTCTTCGGTGGCGAACCACTGATGAATTTCCAGATGGTCAAGGAAGTGGTCGCTTACGCCCGGGAACAGGAAAAAATCCACGGCAAGAACTTTCGCTTTACCATTACAACCAATGGTATGCTTCTGGATGAAAGCAAGATGGATTTTATCAATGCAGAAATGTCCAATGTGGTGCTTTCCATTGATGGGCGCAAAGAGGTTAATGACCGTGTCAGGGCTCGCGTGAACGGCTCCGGCTGCTACGATGCCATTATGCCGAAGTTCCAGCGCTTGGTGGAAAAAAGAGACCATGACCGCTACTATGTGCGGGGCACCTTCACCAAGTATAATCTGGATTTTTCCAAGGATGTGGAAAGCCTTCATGCGGCAGGCTTTGATCAAATTTCGGTGGAGCCGGTGGCTGCAAATCCTGCATTGCCTTATGCCATTACCCGTGAGGATTTGCCGCGTATATTCGAGGAATACGAGATATTGGCCCGTAAGATATTGGCTTCCAAAGAAGAGGGTAAGGGCTATAACTTCTTCCATTTCATGCTGGATTTGGATCAAGGGCCTTGCGCCATTAAGCGTCTGCGGGGCTGCGGCTGCGGCAACGAATACATAGCCGTGACACCGGATGGGGATATTTATCCTTGCCATCAGTTTATCGGCCATGATCAGTGGAAAATGGGCAGCCTTTTGGATGGTACGCTGGATTTGGATATGAAAGAGCGTTTTTCCAAAACCTCAGTCTATCAAAAGCAGGATTGCCAGCAATGCTGGGCTAAATTTTATTGCAGTGGCGGGTGTAACGCCAACAATATGCAGTATGAAGGCGATATTCTCAAAAGCTATGACATTGCCTGCCAAATGGAGAAAAAGAGGCTGGAATGTGCTATTATGATTAAGGCCGCCTTGGCGGAGGCTTAA